The following are encoded together in the Paludisphaera mucosa genome:
- a CDS encoding PDZ domain-containing protein — MLRFVACLLLAPLGLQDGPAVPTSGMTQEPAGEKPAAVHSVNFARPLQGFAEFQGATAFQAADGNLGWIAELTGQSNLALTKLDDATRGQLGVAEGRGLIVTSVRANGPAWEAGVREQDVLLTLGDQPLAEIDDLDRLLKKSGDQPATLTLLRKRKPLTLKVMARVQVELGPIEEKAPEYWIGASVEPIAAVLREQLDLPADQGLSVSRLVDGAPAAKCGLKVHDVLLTVDGATVPDAAGLLERVGKAGAKAMHLEVLRAGERRTLVVTPEKRPLHDVTNRSYTLFHQSPTTATYTNKYVDVFRPGVVVGDGGQTLQGLLAESMRSRTAPAPDADAATKRIDEIAAEIKALREAVESLRKALETKE, encoded by the coding sequence ATGCTTCGATTCGTCGCCTGCCTGCTGCTCGCCCCGCTCGGCCTGCAAGACGGCCCGGCCGTCCCGACGTCCGGGATGACGCAGGAACCGGCCGGTGAGAAGCCCGCCGCCGTCCATTCCGTGAATTTCGCCCGGCCGCTGCAAGGATTCGCCGAGTTCCAGGGCGCCACGGCCTTCCAGGCCGCGGACGGGAACCTGGGTTGGATCGCCGAACTGACGGGGCAATCGAACCTCGCCCTGACGAAGCTCGACGACGCGACCCGCGGCCAGCTCGGCGTCGCCGAGGGCCGCGGCCTGATCGTGACCTCGGTCCGGGCCAACGGGCCGGCGTGGGAGGCCGGCGTCCGCGAGCAGGACGTTTTGCTGACGCTGGGCGACCAGCCGCTGGCCGAAATCGACGACCTCGATCGCCTGCTGAAGAAGTCGGGCGACCAGCCCGCGACCCTCACGCTGCTCCGCAAGCGGAAGCCGCTGACGCTCAAGGTCATGGCCCGCGTCCAGGTCGAGCTCGGCCCGATCGAGGAGAAGGCGCCGGAGTACTGGATCGGCGCGAGCGTCGAGCCGATCGCCGCGGTCCTGCGGGAGCAGCTCGACCTGCCGGCCGACCAGGGCCTGAGCGTGTCGCGGCTCGTCGACGGGGCCCCCGCCGCCAAGTGCGGCCTCAAGGTCCACGACGTGCTCCTGACCGTCGACGGCGCGACGGTCCCCGACGCGGCCGGCCTGCTGGAACGCGTCGGCAAGGCGGGGGCCAAGGCCATGCACCTGGAAGTGCTCCGGGCCGGCGAGCGACGCACCCTGGTCGTCACGCCGGAGAAGCGGCCCCTCCACGACGTCACGAATCGGTCCTACACGTTGTTCCATCAATCCCCGACGACGGCGACCTACACGAACAAGTACGTCGACGTCTTCCGCCCCGGCGTGGTCGTGGGCGACGGCGGCCAGACGCTCCAGGGCCTGCTCGCCGAATCGATGCGGTCGCGCACCGCCCCCGCGCCGGACGCCGACGCCGCGACGAAGCGGATCGACGAGATCGCCGCCGAGATCAAGGCCCTGCGCGAGGCCGTCGAATCGCTCCGCAAGGCCCTCGAAACGAAGGAGTGA
- a CDS encoding ABC transporter ATP-binding protein, whose protein sequence is MARESVARRLREVGRELSRIRRRGGQVWRLVPWRHRASLAMALVVMGLASAGGTASAIFLGKLVNAIGPSADGRNRPADEIARTAAGYLALIGMGYLVRETMNVLRRFLVERACTRIDKDMCVRLVSHLMKVDLASLAQDQVGALYGRVTRSADGFVRFLRISFLDFVPALFTGGFAISYAVTQQPWVALAMLGVVPISLGLTVAQIVTQKGVRLDLLRTRERMDGTVVEQLSGIDYVRASNTHKREVRRVAKAAERKRSMELRHHFQMSLFGCGKALNEGLFHLVVLALAVSFYMHGRINLGDIFTFSVLYLNVMAPLNEVHRFIDEAHESSLRVGDLIGLLREPIDPSFKPVDPRTPVLALGEPLFVAEDVGVRYPRTIENGRQALEGLSLVVRHGETIGMAGRSGCGKTTWLRVLMRLVHPTSGRVWFGGVPLESVSRESIGDLVGYVGQNPFVFSGSIAQNIAYGCRDVTHEGIRRAAEAACIHDEIMMMPGGYRARVAERGQNLSGGQRQRIALARIFLKNPPILILDEGTSALDNISERRVQKAVDAARADRTVILVAHRLTTLLDTDRILVFEDGKVVESGTYGQLVQADGHFADLVRSAEQGRLDPPTDPAAPAEVVEAIERGEG, encoded by the coding sequence ATGGCGCGAGAGAGCGTGGCGAGGCGGTTGCGGGAGGTCGGTCGCGAGCTGTCGCGGATCCGGCGGCGGGGCGGGCAGGTCTGGCGGCTCGTCCCCTGGCGGCACCGGGCCTCGCTGGCGATGGCCCTGGTCGTCATGGGCCTCGCCAGCGCCGGCGGCACGGCCAGCGCCATCTTCCTGGGGAAGCTGGTGAACGCCATCGGGCCCTCGGCCGACGGCCGGAACCGGCCGGCGGATGAGATCGCCCGGACGGCGGCGGGCTACCTCGCGCTGATCGGCATGGGATACCTGGTCCGCGAGACGATGAACGTCCTGCGGCGTTTCCTGGTCGAGCGGGCCTGCACGCGGATCGACAAGGACATGTGCGTGCGGCTGGTCTCCCACCTGATGAAGGTCGACCTGGCCTCGCTGGCGCAGGACCAGGTGGGCGCGCTGTACGGCCGGGTGACCCGCAGCGCCGACGGGTTCGTGCGGTTCCTGCGGATCAGCTTCCTGGACTTCGTCCCCGCGCTGTTCACGGGCGGCTTCGCCATCTCGTACGCCGTGACGCAGCAGCCCTGGGTCGCGCTGGCGATGCTCGGCGTGGTGCCGATCTCGCTCGGCCTGACCGTCGCCCAGATCGTCACCCAGAAGGGGGTGCGGCTCGACCTGCTGCGCACCCGCGAGCGGATGGACGGCACCGTCGTCGAGCAGCTCAGCGGCATCGACTACGTGCGGGCCTCGAACACCCACAAACGCGAGGTCCGCCGGGTGGCCAAGGCCGCGGAGCGGAAGCGCTCCATGGAGCTGCGGCACCACTTCCAGATGTCGCTCTTCGGCTGCGGCAAGGCGCTCAACGAGGGGCTCTTCCACCTGGTCGTGCTGGCCCTGGCCGTCTCGTTCTACATGCACGGGCGGATCAACCTGGGCGACATCTTCACGTTCTCGGTCCTCTACCTGAACGTGATGGCGCCGCTCAACGAGGTCCACCGCTTCATCGACGAGGCCCACGAGAGCAGCCTGCGCGTCGGCGACCTGATCGGCCTGCTGCGCGAGCCGATCGACCCCTCGTTCAAGCCCGTCGACCCCCGCACGCCGGTCCTGGCGCTAGGCGAACCCCTGTTCGTGGCCGAGGACGTGGGGGTGAGGTACCCGCGGACGATCGAGAACGGCCGCCAGGCGCTGGAGGGGCTGTCGTTGGTGGTCCGCCACGGCGAGACGATCGGCATGGCCGGCCGCTCGGGCTGCGGCAAGACGACGTGGCTGCGGGTGCTGATGCGGCTCGTCCACCCGACGTCGGGCCGCGTCTGGTTCGGCGGGGTGCCGCTGGAGAGCGTCTCGCGCGAGTCGATCGGCGACTTGGTGGGCTACGTGGGGCAGAACCCGTTCGTCTTCTCGGGGTCGATCGCCCAGAACATCGCCTACGGCTGCCGCGACGTCACCCACGAGGGGATCCGCCGGGCCGCCGAGGCCGCCTGCATCCACGACGAGATCATGATGATGCCCGGCGGCTACCGGGCCCGGGTCGCCGAGCGCGGCCAGAACCTCTCCGGCGGCCAGCGGCAGCGGATCGCGCTGGCGCGGATCTTCCTCAAGAACCCGCCGATCCTGATCCTCGACGAGGGGACCTCGGCGCTCGACAACATCAGCGAGCGGAGGGTCCAGAAGGCCGTCGACGCCGCGCGGGCCGACCGCACGGTGATCCTCGTCGCCCACCGGCTGACGACGTTGCTGGACACCGACCGCATCCTCGTCTTCGAGGACGGCAAGGTCGTCGAGAGCGGCACCTACGGCCAGCTCGTCCAGGCCGACGGCCACTTCGCCGACCTCGTCCGCTCCGCCGAGCAGGGCCGCCTCGACCCCCCGACCGACCCCGCCGCTCCGGCCGAGGTCGTCGAGGCGATCGAGCGGGGCGAGGGCTGA
- a CDS encoding RNA polymerase sigma factor, producing the protein MDAEGPDWGGVLARHDGWLRRVVSARLREPQGVDEVMQEVALAVVAQRAPLLDPARLGGWLYRLAVRQALLHRRKAGRGRALIGRCATARPAAEAAPEPSPLAWLLHDERRDLVRRALDRLPPRDADLLALKHGEGWSARELAERLGVGVPAIEARLSRARKRLRAELQSLTGDFEEHDP; encoded by the coding sequence ATGGATGCGGAGGGCCCGGACTGGGGCGGCGTGCTGGCCCGGCACGACGGCTGGCTGCGGCGCGTGGTGTCGGCCCGGCTGCGGGAGCCGCAGGGGGTCGACGAGGTGATGCAGGAGGTCGCGCTGGCGGTCGTCGCCCAGCGGGCCCCGCTGCTCGACCCCGCGCGGCTCGGCGGCTGGCTGTATCGTCTGGCGGTGCGTCAGGCGCTTTTGCACCGCCGCAAGGCGGGCCGCGGGCGGGCGCTCATCGGCCGGTGCGCGACGGCCCGGCCCGCGGCCGAGGCGGCTCCCGAGCCGTCGCCGCTGGCCTGGCTGCTGCACGACGAGCGCCGGGATCTCGTCCGCCGGGCCTTGGACCGCCTGCCGCCCCGCGACGCAGACCTGCTGGCGCTCAAGCACGGCGAGGGCTGGAGCGCCCGCGAGTTGGCCGAACGGCTGGGCGTGGGCGTGCCCGCGATCGAGGCCCGGCTCTCGCGCGCCCGGAAACGGCTCCGGGCCGAGCTGCAATCCCTGACCGGCGACTTCGAGGAGCACGACCCATGA
- a CDS encoding type II toxin-antitoxin system VapC family toxin: MILCDAGPLFALVDSRQAEAHRRCKAALAGLSSPLVTTWPSFTEAMYLAHRSGGWPMQAILWSFVVESFLAFHEPAPGETERMAGLMEQYRDVPMDLADATLVATAESLGLSRIFTLDHHFRVYRIDGVRAFDVVP, from the coding sequence GTGATCCTCTGCGACGCCGGCCCGCTCTTCGCCCTCGTGGACTCACGGCAGGCGGAGGCTCATCGGCGTTGCAAGGCGGCGCTCGCCGGGCTCTCCTCGCCTCTCGTCACCACTTGGCCGAGCTTCACGGAGGCGATGTATCTCGCCCACCGGTCGGGCGGGTGGCCGATGCAGGCGATCCTATGGAGTTTCGTCGTCGAATCCTTCCTCGCGTTCCATGAGCCGGCACCCGGGGAGACCGAGCGGATGGCCGGCCTGATGGAGCAATATCGCGACGTCCCGATGGACCTGGCTGACGCCACTCTCGTGGCGACGGCGGAGAGCCTCGGCCTGTCTCGGATCTTCACTCTCGACCACCACTTCCGTGTGTATCGCATCGACGGCGTCCGGGCGTTCGACGTCGTGCCCTGA